The nucleotide window ACGGGGAAGCACCTCCCCCTCCCGCTCCCGCTCCTACTTCCACACCCCCCAGCGGAGCTACCTGTTCTGATTTAGAAACTTCCTAAAAAGAATGTGCTTATCCGCGAACTTCTTCTGCGAGGTTTTCTTTTTGTCGCTAAAGGTTACATCTATGTTGGCGGACAGTTTTAGCAAGCCCCCACTGTCCACCTTCTTCAGCGCGTCATCCTTTTTGCCGTGCGAAGAAACTACATTTGTtttgcttcccatttttggagcatcttttttataactgGGATCATCAAATAGGTCATCATCTTCGTCATTATTACCATCGTCAGTGCTTGCCAAAATACACTTTAGCAAATTTtcctgaatttttttatttttgtacaccaaatttaatttattaaaatcgACAATATTATCACTAAGGACGTTGTAGGCATATCCCTGGTTGATGAGAAACCGCTGCCTCTTATCCGAGTAGCACATTTCTATGGTGTCTTTACTAACCAGGCTGTAAAAGAAGGAGTCCGGATcgttaatgttttttttctcattggctttattttttggccgAATAATTCTTCCCAACCTTTGAGCCTCCTGTCTTCTCGACGCAAAATTGAAAGATATCTGAATAACCACATTTGCAATAGGAATGTCGATTGCGTTATCTCCAACTTTACTCAACAGAATGGTATTAATGGTGGAGTCGTTTTTAAACTTGTTAATAATTGCTATTCTCTCAATGGGAGAAAGCTTGCCATATATAAATGGCTTGTTCAACGTTTTCGCAATGTGCAAAAGGGCAAAGATGTTGTCACTAAAAACGATAATTTTGTCATTATTCTGTTCGTggtattttattaaatactCACACATCATTAGCTTCCTAGGGTTACAAGTGTACAGTCTTCTCTTAATAAAGCTGTTTGACTTCAAATAGTATTTATAAAACGAGCTAGGCATGCTACACCATATTTCTTTGCACAGGGCTTTCGCCAAGAACCCCTTATTTTGGAGCTCAACCCAATTCGCTTCGTACAATTTGGGCCCAATAATCCACTGTAAATCTCTGATCAGCAAATCTTCTCTCACCAGGGTTGCCGTTAGACCCAACTTACAATGCGATTTTACTATATCGTTTATTCTCCTAAATGATGGTGCTGGGGCGAATTGCACCTCGTCAAAAACGAGTAGTCCCCACTCTCTTCGCCTTATATCATTTACAATCTTCAAACTTTGCTCGCTCCTTTTTCCAGAGTACGCCAACATGGTGTACGTCGAAATTAACACCCCTGCTTCGTTAATAGGCCACAAATCGAATTTATAATCCGACGTCAAAATTCTTATATGCCTTGGGTGTATATTTGTGAAATCTTCAAACTGCTTTTTCCATTGCTCCACTGCTACCGCTGACGTGGTTAAGAAGAGAGACGACTTCTTAATAGTACTAGCAGCTGTAATTCCCGTCAAGGTTTTACCCACCCCACAGGGAAGAACTATAATGCCCGACCTACTCCTCCCATTGCTGAACATTTTTCTCAAAGCCTTTTCTTGGTAGTACCTAATCTGCACATGACTTTTTAACGAGCAAATTAAATTGGGGTTCTTTTTATCTCTCCTAAAATCGTATTCCATTAGTAGAGGCCTCTGCATCGTTTGCAACGCCTCCTGCTTTACCTCCTCTATTTTGTCGCAGTTCACTTCGAATGAGTAAACCTCAGCGGACGTTGCTGATTTGTCGTTTAAATTTTCgttcgcgttttttttctcctccaacATTAGCTGCTTTTCGCTTTCGCTTATTTTGAAGCCTGTAAAAAAAGGTGCCATTTAAGAGAAGGATTATAGTGCAAAGTGTGAGATACGCTTTATCTATGGAGAGCAGCCCCCCCCGCGTGATGTAACTACACAGGGGAAACACGGCAAAGTAGACTGCCCAGGGGGGAAACTCCGCCTAGCGATGTGCAAATTCTTATAACCCAGCTGAGTGGTGTCCAAGACGGGCGCCTCGTACGTCACGTAGGTATCCTTGGGCTTCTTATCTCCGCCGGCTtcgcttaaaaaattgctccGATTGTTAGCTGCGCCATTGTTAGTTGTGCCACGATCAGCTGTACCACTGTTAGATGCACCACTGTTAGCAGCCCCACTATCAGCTCCACCTTGACCAGATCGACCCTCCTGAAAGTTGCTGCCCAGCG belongs to Plasmodium vivax chromosome 6, whole genome shotgun sequence and includes:
- a CDS encoding DNA repair helicase, putative (encoded by transcript PVX_110880A), translated to MEDSGEHSSTNSHKRGVNKRSDILNEDYYARIEKRRKLKAAKKMGEGEDGEFPQNVKSKLKEYYEMRFDKKVINLPFSTDSINIQQRGFHDYSKDMKLKKNHMNKPLWICSDGFIYLEMFNSCSKQASDFLITIAEPICRPELIHEFQLTIFSLYAAISVGITLDELLVNLDKFSKNFLPNELVQNITKSAESFGKAKLVLRENKYYIEATNKSELDYLLKNSIIKNARLYSSESSGDQRVKNMFSLGSNFQEGRSGQGGADSGAANSGASNSGTADRGTTNNGAANNRSNFLSEAGGDKKPKDTYVTYEAPVLDTTQLGFKISESEKQLMLEEKKNANENLNDKSATSAEVYSFEVNCDKIEEVKQEALQTMQRPLLMEYDFRRDKKNPNLICSLKSHVQIRYYQEKALRKMFSNGRSRSGIIVLPCGVGKTLTGITAASTIKKSSLFLTTSAVAVEQWKKQFEDFTNIHPRHIRILTSDYKFDLWPINEAGVLISTYTMLAYSGKRSEQSLKIVNDIRRREWGLLVFDEVQFAPAPSFRRINDIVKSHCKLGLTATLVREDLLIRDLQWIIGPKLYEANWVELQNKGFLAKALCKEIWCSMPSSFYKYYLKSNSFIKRRLYTCNPRKLMMCEYLIKYHEQNNDKIIVFSDNIFALLHIAKTLNKPFIYGKLSPIERIAIINKFKNDSTINTILLSKVGDNAIDIPIANVVIQISFNFASRRQEAQRLGRIIRPKNKANEKKNINDPDSFFYSLVSKDTIEMCYSDKRQRFLINQGYAYNVLSDNIVDFNKLNLVYKNKKIQENLLKCILASTDDGNNDEDDDLFDDPSYKKDAPKMGSKTNVVSSHGKKDDALKKVDSGGLLKLSANIDVTFSDKKKTSQKKFADKHILFRKFLNQNR